A region from the Xiphias gladius isolate SHS-SW01 ecotype Sanya breed wild chromosome 20, ASM1685928v1, whole genome shotgun sequence genome encodes:
- the LOC120806569 gene encoding heat shock protein beta-1-like: MGEKNKILSRPIFRRDVSWDPFPDWTQPSRIFAQDFGLPPFLEPSDLDWIDWAKKRLATFSWPGYTQIPLLPPFRAQHPAALNQKDLRQLTSGVSEIRTGQDSWKINLDVNHFSPEEITITTKEGYLQISGKHEERQDEHGLVSRCFTRKYKLLQGVDLKHISSSLSGDGVLSVEAPAPGTSIGHLANELVIPVQIRQREDGEK, from the exons atgggtgaaaaaaataaaatattatctCGCCCCATTTTCCGCCGAGATGTCAGCTGGGATCCTTTCCCGGACTGGACGCAGCCGAGCCGCATCTTTGCGCAGGATTTTGGCCTCCCTCCTTTCCTGGAGCCTAGTGATCTGGACTGGATAGACTGGGCGAAGAAGAGACTGGCAACATTCTCCTGGCCAGGGTACACACAAATACCCCTTCTGCCCCCATTCAGAGCTCAGCACCCTGCGGCGTTGAACCAAAAGGACCTGAGACAACTGACAAGTGGAGTGTCAGAGATCCGAACAGGGCAGGACAGCTGGAAGATTAACCTGGATGTCAATCACTTCTCGCCTGAGGAGATTACAATCACAACAAAGGAGGGCTACCTGCAAATATCAG GAAAGCATGAAGAGAGGCAAGATGAGCATGGATTGGTTTCAAGATGCTTCACTCGGAAATATAA GTTGCTGCAGGGGGTGGACTTGAAGCACATCAGTTCATCGTTGTCTGGCGACGGAGTCCTGTCTGTAGAGGCTCCTGCTCCTGGGACATCCATTGGCCACCTGGCCAATGAACTTGTCATACCTGTTCAgatcagacagagggaggatgGTGAAAAGTGA